A region of the Leptospira inadai serovar Lyme str. 10 genome:
CTGTTGTTAGAGAAATGTGCGCCGAAATTGATTCCTGGATTCGCGGATTAGACTCGACCTGAATTGTCAGTTTAGAAGGCTTGACATTTCGGAAATCGAAAGATAGGGTCTAATACTAGGAATGGATTTAATAGAAGCGAACATTTACAATATTTCCCTAACCAACGTTGGATTCGCGGTATTCCTGAAAGCAAAAGACGACTCCGATCAACGGGTCGTACCCATTTTCATCGGCCCCCTTGAAACGCACTCGATTACTTCCGTTTTAGAAGGAACCAAACCACCTCGACCCATGACTCACGATTTAATGACGATTTTACTCACCACGTTAGGCGTGCAGATAGTTAAGATTGCCATAGAGGAAATTATCGATAATACGTTCTACGCCAAGATCACCTTGCGGAAAGATGAAGAGCTGATTGTATTGGATGCAAGGCCTAGCGACTCGATCGCACTCGCTCTCCGTGCAAGCGCTCCGATTTACCTCGCAAAAAAAGTCATCGAAGAGGCGGGAATCGTCATGAAAGACGACGAGATCCCGGGTGAAACGATCGGCAAGGAAAAGATTTCCCAACTCCCCAAATCGCAGCTCGAAATTTTGCAGGATTCTTTGGACAACGCATTAAAGGCGGAAGATTACGAAACTGCCGCTAAAATTAGGGACCAAATTCGTAAAATGTTGGAAAACCCCTCTTGAAAATGGCTTCTAACGGACCGTTCAAATTTCCCCTTTTTTCGATTTAGCTTGAAGAAATAGGATTCAATTTCTACCATTGAGCACTGTGTCGGAGGTCTTTCGATGGAAAAGATTTTAATGGATATCTTAAACGCAGGAATTGCCGCTTTCCAGTCGGGAGAAAGCAAGCTAAAGCAATCTCTCGCCGATCTGGAAAAACTTTACGAAGAACTTCGTGCGAAAGGTTCTCAAGACCAATCCGAGCAGGCAAATCGATTCCGAGATCTGGTCCAGAAAACCGTCTCCGACGCCCAATCCAAACTGCAAAATGCGAACGCCGAAACGAAAGAGATTTACCAACAGCTCAAGGAAAACTTTGAAAAAATTTCTCTGCAAGTAAACGAGTTGCTTCCGGAAGATTTAAAAGCCAAGGCAAAATCGGCAATCGACGAACTTAGCAAGTTAACAAAAAAACAGTAACCGCATAGTTCCTCCTGGGCGGAGAAAAATTCGGGACAAGGAAGACTCGGCTCAAATACTAGGCAATAAAAATAAGAGGAGTACTTCCTCTTATCAGTAACCTAAGAAGAGCCACGTCCGCCCATGAGGAAGCAATCTTTCATTTTAGTTCTTACAGTTTTTATCGATATGATGGGGTTTTCCCTCATCTTTCCGATCTTCCCGGAAACTCTAAATCATTTTCTAGCTCAGGCGGGCGATCCGGTACTCGATCTTTTGGCGGGTTGGACCTCGCGTCTGCTTGTTAACTCGGGCGGCGACTGGAAACTTTTCGTGGCTCTTTTTGGCGGAATCGTCGCGAGTCTGTATTCCGTTCTCCAATTTTTATTCGCGCCCATTTGGGGAAAACTTTCGGATCGAACCGGGAGAAGGCCGGTTCTTGTTTTTACCTGCACCGGAAGTTTTTTTGGTTACTTGGTCTGGCTTGCCTCCGGAAGTTTTTCTCTCTTTGTACTATCCAGAATACTTACCGGTCTGATGGGCGGAAATATTTCCGTTGCGACCGCGGCTATGGCCGACCTGACCGAAGAAAAAGATAGAGCGAAAGGAATGGGAATGATCGGAGCCGGAATCGGGCTAGGGTTCATTGCGGGTCCGTCTATCGGGGGTATTTTAGCTCATACCGATCCGTCCATCCTGCTCCCCTTTTTTCCTTGGTCTAAAATGACCGTCTTCCCGTCCGTTGCCCTGGCTGCAAGCGCCGCCGCACTAGTAAACCTACTGTTCGTATTGTTTAGATTCAGGGAAACTCTTCCGATCTCCCTCAGGCGAAAGCCGGAAGGGCGACTTCACCCTATATTAGGAGTTTTTGATATAGGTTCCAGAGAAGTCCTCTTTTTAAGCCTATTGAATTTTCTCTTCTTATTTTTCTTTTCCGGTTTTGAATTCTCTTTAAACTTCTATCTGGATCAGTTCCTGAATTTCAAGCCGATCCAAATCGGTTATACTTTCGTTTATATAGGATTGATTATCGTGGTCGTCCAAGGAGGAATTATCCGAAGAATCAGCGGAAAAATTCCCGAAAAGCGAATCGGACTCTTG
Encoded here:
- a CDS encoding MFS transporter — protein: MRKQSFILVLTVFIDMMGFSLIFPIFPETLNHFLAQAGDPVLDLLAGWTSRLLVNSGGDWKLFVALFGGIVASLYSVLQFLFAPIWGKLSDRTGRRPVLVFTCTGSFFGYLVWLASGSFSLFVLSRILTGLMGGNISVATAAMADLTEEKDRAKGMGMIGAGIGLGFIAGPSIGGILAHTDPSILLPFFPWSKMTVFPSVALAASAAALVNLLFVLFRFRETLPISLRRKPEGRLHPILGVFDIGSREVLFLSLLNFLFLFFFSGFEFSLNFYLDQFLNFKPIQIGYTFVYIGLIIVVVQGGIIRRISGKIPEKRIGLLACGLLTFGFLLLSFTNSDTQLFLALTFLAMGSAFLNPSISAMVSLFSPPQDQGKNIGLLRSLGSLGRGISPIAFSLVYSQRGPQISFLVSAVLSAVFLILFWFLRQPKKHHA
- a CDS encoding phasin-related domain-containing protein; translated protein: MEKILMDILNAGIAAFQSGESKLKQSLADLEKLYEELRAKGSQDQSEQANRFRDLVQKTVSDAQSKLQNANAETKEIYQQLKENFEKISLQVNELLPEDLKAKAKSAIDELSKLTKKQ
- a CDS encoding bifunctional nuclease domain-containing protein, which translates into the protein MDLIEANIYNISLTNVGFAVFLKAKDDSDQRVVPIFIGPLETHSITSVLEGTKPPRPMTHDLMTILLTTLGVQIVKIAIEEIIDNTFYAKITLRKDEELIVLDARPSDSIALALRASAPIYLAKKVIEEAGIVMKDDEIPGETIGKEKISQLPKSQLEILQDSLDNALKAEDYETAAKIRDQIRKMLENPS